The following coding sequences lie in one Trichoderma breve strain T069 chromosome 1, whole genome shotgun sequence genomic window:
- a CDS encoding sec7 domain-containing protein: MATPSPVHSVLPASPISHHDIPRMQYRSRPVSVAVEPVSLVISECIAITSAIQKHARSSHFSVSAILGGNPNTIQFGSPKQQPQSRNRSVGGPFGDGDQDEATSNRWSFQGQRAKGLQDSPMIAGFGKLRQEITGVKNIHSFDALTLLTPFLFVIQEKGTAAPITILALGALRKFLAYGFIASESPRFALAMQSLSAAVTHCQFDISDSAQGEVVLLMILNLMEDMMSGPGGYILSDESPRFSPVLRRTAEAVLVRMCQIIFEDIKHLEVEAGDDSSVMDQLADQHMENVKMDTTAGSTVAEPLVPAPTGDESAPETSDKVGSEKAEEGSENIHPVEENESDTESLDLRPYSLPSVRELFRVLVNFLDPNDRHHTDTMRVVALRIIHVALEVAGSFIARHPALATIAKDQLCCYLFQLVRSDNMAILQESLTVTGTLLATCRGVLKLQQELYLSYLVACLHPTIHIPREAGIDPSLYAGIPETPKLVKPPPSQSNSGRSTPVPVKDRQKLGLEGGARKPDARQAMVEAIGVLSRMPTFAVELFVNYDCDENRSDLCEDVIGLLSRNALPDSATWSTTSVPPLCLDALLRFIQFMAERVHDDPVYENFPDPEMLREKRRRKKIIIKGTSKFNEKPKLGLSYLEANNIITDVGDPVAVAKFLKGTSRISKAVLGDFLSKKGNEAILGAFLELFDFSGKRIDQALRVMLESFRLPGEAPLIAAVVESFSEKYCDCNTLSEVANKDAVFILTYAIIILNTDQHNPNVKSMKRMTLNDFSRNLRGQNNGQDFSPDYLKDIYECIKSNEIILPDEHDNQHAFDYAWRELLLKSETAGHLYTCDTNIYDGDMFAATWKPIVSTLSYVFMSATDDAVFARIVTGFDECARIATKYGNVEALDQIVYCLSHITTLATRVPFNTTLNTEVQVGDGRVMVSELAVKLGRDFRAQLAVLVLFRVVIGSEALIHHGWKHIIQIWTHLFLNSLAPPLSSTDLPTLPIPAIPLQTPSQVIDRAARSNDIGFFSAFTSYISSYAADDPPEPSDEELESTLCTVDCINSCNIDKVLNNISKLPPARIDILVQALLEQLPQSDHSSVIGVKQDNVTIVPPNGSISPSGLPTYDPSTPFILELCTILTIRDDECATNTAKQVLDAVHGILRDHSQWHGITVSRAAFYGLMILKSGYDHDFVNVPIFLHTISSLPQDLLLKTADIILSGLSICTRDPGPLRSEMMTSPDFWVILRVVAGDANAAAQIFDILERSTTGTPPAIMADNYEAAISLLNHFASTADPLSSRDSKVQESTKKDAEAQVIARGCQAVNTLHGMTSRIPQLMQQSHLESSEAWSAYWLPILQALTTQCTNSCRDVRQLAFSALQRSLLSPELTCSDPKEWTAIFSKVLFPLIFRLLKPEVFSSDRDGMSEMRVQVASLLCKVFLQYMVLLSEWDGMLDLWIKIIEIMDRLMNSGQGDSLAEAVRENLKNVVLFMATSGYLVSPDKDPSRKKLWDETWERVNRFLPDLRNDILNEETPESTDTKESTDTKDGEEK, encoded by the exons ATGGCAACCCCCTCACCCGTCCACAGCGTGCTGCCCGCATCGCCAATTTCGCATCATGATATCCCGAGGATGCAATATCGAAGCCGTCCCGTATCCGTCGCTGTAGAGCCCGTTTCACTGGTCATATCGGAATGTATAGCGATCACCTCAGCTATTCAAAAGCATGCGCGCTCTTCCCATTTCTCCGTCTCTGCCATTCTTGGCGGAAATCCCAATACTATACAATTCGGATCCCCTAAACAGCAACCCCAGTCGCGAAACCGAAGTGTTGGAGGTCCCTTTGGAGACGGTGATCAGGATGAAGCGACGAGCAATCGCTGGAGCTTTCAGGGTCAGAGGGCGAAGGGCTTGCAGGATAGCCCCATGATCGCAGGATTCGGCAAGCTTCGCCAGGAGATTACGGGTGTTAAGA ATATTCACTCATTTGATGCCCTGACGCTCTTGACCCCATTTCTCTTTGTAATTCAAGAGAAAGGAACTGCGGCACCGATCACGATACTAGCTCTGGGCGCATTGAGGAAATTCCTTGCTTATGGGTTTATCGCTTCTGAGTCTCCTCGCTTTGCACTGGCTATGCAATCGCTCTCCGCCGCTGTTACACACTGTCAATTCGATATAAGTGATTCGGCCCAAGGCGAAGTTGTGCTGCTCATGATTCTCAACCTGATGGAGGACATGATGTCTGGACCAGGAGGCTACATATTAAGCGACGAGAGT CCCCGGTTCTCGCCTGTCTTGAGGAGAACAGCCGAAGCTGTCCTAGTCAGAATGTGTCAGATCATATTCGAGGATATCAAACATCTCGAGGTCGAGGCCGGGGACGATTCTTCTGTCATGGATCAGTTGGCTGATCAACACATGGAAAATGTAAAGATGGACACTACGGCTGGCAGTACTGTTGCGGAACCGCTTGTCCCTGCCCCTACTGGAGACGAGTCTGCTCCGGAAACTTCAGATAAGGTTGGCAGTGAGAAGGCGGAAGAAGGATCTGAAAATATCCACCCCGTCGAAGAAAATGAAAGCGACACAGAGTCATTGGATCTTCGGCCATACTCGCTACCTTCCGTTAGAGAGCTATTTCGAGTTTTGGTCAACTTCCTGGATCCCAATGATCGCCATCATACCGATACAATGAGAGTGGTGGCTTTGCGGATAATACATGTTGCCTTGGAGGTGGCTGGCTCTTTCATAGCACGCCATCCTGCTTTGGCAACCATTGCCAAAGATCAGCTATGCTGTTACCTCTTTCAACTTGTCCGATCCGACAATATGGCTATTTTACAAGAATCGTTAACGGTCACGGGAACGCTACTCGCAACCTGCAGAGGCGTCCTCAAGCTCCAGCAGGAACTCTACTTATCGTATTTGGTAGCATGCCTTCACCCGACAATTCACATCCCTCGCGAAGCTGGTATTGACCCCTCACTGTACGCTGGTATACCAGAGACGCCAAAGCTAGTCAAGCCACCGCCATCGCAATCTAATAGCGGACGGTCAACTCCTGTTCCTGTTAAAGACCGACAAAAACTCGGGTTGGAAGGGGGTGCGCGTAAACCCGATGCTAGGCAAGCAATGGTAGAAGCTATTGGTGTTCTATCTAGGATGCCAACATTCGCTGTTGAGTTGTTTGTGAATTATGACTGTGACGAAAATAGGTCGGACTTGTGTGAAGACGTGATTGGGTTACTTTCGCGTAACGCATTACCGGACTCAGCAACATGGAGTACTACAAGTGTTCCGCCTCTCTGCCTAGACGCTCTCCTGCGATTTATTCAGTTTATGGCTGAGAGAGTGCATGATGACCCTGTCTATGAAAATTTTCCGGATCCCGAGatgttgagagagaaaagacgaCGGAAGAAAATTATTATCAAAGGGACGAGCAAATTTAACGAGAAGCCAAAGTTGGGACTGAGCTATCTTGAAGCGAACAATATCATTACTGATGTTGGGGATCCTGTTGCAGTGGCTAAATTCCTCAAAGGAACATCGCGAATATCGAAGGCAGTTCTCGGAGATTTCCTAtcgaaaaagggaaatgaaGCTATCCTGGGAGCCTTCCTGGAGTTGTTCGATTTCTCTGGCAAACGAATTGACCAGGCCTTGAGAGTGATGTTGGAATCTTTCCGATTGCCGGGTGAAGCACCCCTGATCGCAGCAGTAGTCGAGTCTTTTTCCGAGAAATACTGCGACTGCAATACGCTCTCTGAGGTGGCAAACAAGGACGCTGTTTTCATTTTAACATATGCTATTATCATTCTAAACACTGACCAGCACAACCCAAATGTGAAATccatgaagaggatgacCCTCAACGACTTCTCCAGAAACTTACGAGGGCAAAATAACGGCCAAGATTTTTCGCCAGATTATCTGAAGGATATTTACGAATGCATTAAGTCGAACGAGATCATATTGCCTGATGAACACGATAATCAGCACGCGTTCGATTATGCCTGGAGGGAGCTTCTTTTGAAATCTGAGACGGCGGGCCATCTATACACTTGCGATACCAACATTTATGACGGCGATATGTTTGCGGCAACCTGGAAGCCGATTGTCTCTACCCTATCGTATGTCTTCATGTCTGCGACGGATGATGCCGTTTTCGCCCGGATTGTAACTGGGTTTGATGAATGTGCTCGCATTGCAACCAAGTATGGCAATGTTGAGGCACTTGATCAGATCGTTTACTGCCTTAGCCACATCACTACATTGGCTACTCGCGTGCCGTTTAATACGACTCTGAACACTGAAGTCCAGGTTGGGGACGGCAGAGTCATGGTTAGTGAGCTTGCTGTAAAACTTGGCAGAGACTTTCGTGCTCAGCTTGCAGTGCTCGTGCTGTTCCGGGTCGTCATTGGCAGCGAGGCTCTTATTCACCACGGGTGGAAACAT ATCATTCAGATATGGACTCATCTGTTTTTGAACTCACTGGCACCGCCCCTTTCTTCGACAGATCTTCCAACTCTACCAATTCCAGCCATTCCTTTGCAGACTCCCTCACAAGTCATAGATAGGGCTGCAAGGTCTAACGATATTGGATTCTTTTCTGCATTCACATCGTACATCTCTAGCTATGCTGCAGACGACCCCCCGGAGCCATCAGACGAGGAACTAGAGAGTACACTGTGTACTGTTGACTGTATTAACTCGTGTAATATTGACAAAGTTTTGAACAACATCTC CAAACTACCCCCGGCTCGCATTGACATATTAGTTCAGGCATTGCTGGAACAATTGCCACAGAGTGACCACTCATCTGTCATTGGTGTAAAGCAGGACAATGTGACAATCGTACCTCCTAATGGGTCAATATCGCCATCAGGTCTACCGACTTACGACCCCTCTACCCCTTTTATTCTTGAGCTCTGTACCATTTTGACTATCCGAGACGATGAATGCGCCACAAACACCGCAAAGCAAGTACTCGACGCTGTCCATGGCATTTTGCGCGATCACAGCCAGTGGCACGGTATCACCGTCTCTCGGGCAGCGTTTTATGGCCTCATGATACTGAAGTCGGGCTAC GATCATGATTTTGTGAATGTACCAATTTTCCTTCATACCATCTCTAGCCTACCACAGGATTTACTGCTAAAGACGGCGGATATTATACTCTCTGGGCTCTCGATTTGCACGCGTGACCCAGGCCCTCTGAGAAGTGAGATGATGACCTCGCCTGATTTCTGGGTCATTTTACGGGTGGTAGCGGGAGACGCCAATGCTGCGGCCCAAATATTCGAtatcttggagagaagcaCAACCGGAACGCCCCCAGCAATCATGGCCGACAACTACGAGGCAGCAATCTCACTCTTGAATCATTTTGCATCGACAGCTGATCCTCTGTCTTCTCGCGATTCTAAGGTGCAGGAGTCGACGAAGAAAGATGC TGAGGCCCAAGTGATAGCAAGAGGCTGCCAAGCCGTCAATACCTTGCATGGTATGACGTCTCGAATCCCACAGCTTATGCAACAGTCTCATCTAGAGAGTAGCGAGG CGTGGTCGGCCTATTGGTTACCAATTCTTCAAGCACTTACGACACAATGTACCAACTCTTGTCGTGATGTTCGCCAGCTTGCATTCTCGGCTCTTCAAAGGTCGCTACTCTCCCCCGAGCTCACCTGTAGCGATCCGAAAGAATGGACAGCAATATTTAGCAAAGTTCTGTTCCCTCTGATTTTTAGACTTTTGAAACCGGAAGTCTTTTCCTCTGATCGGGACGGGATGAGCGAAATGCGTGTTCAAGTAGCATCTCTCCTCTGCAAAGTGTTTTTGCAGTACATGGTTCTATTATCCGAGTGGGACGGCATGCTGGACCTTTGGATTAAGATCATTGAGATCATGGATCGCCTCATGAACAGCGGACAAGGCGACAGCTTA GCGGAGGCAGTACGTGAAAACCTGAAAAACGTTGTTTTGTTTATGGCGACCAGCGGCTACCTAGTTTCTCCTGACAAAGACCCATCGAGAAAGAAGCTCTGGGATGAAACGTGGGAGAGGGTAAATAGGTTCTTACCAGACTTGCGGAATGATATTCTCAATGAGGAAACCCCCGAGTCTACTGACACTAAAGAGTCTACTGATACTAAAGACGGCGAAGAGAAATag
- a CDS encoding SWIRM domain-containing protein, protein MDDSTTFGSPGTETSPAPNPGLSQAPSQANVKSQDTQDVQMSEESSNAEPITQGGGSPAAGAAVDNSGDIPSDAAAPTTAARLDEEMGDVSEDTKGLPAGSNDTSAALNGGVETKSKEAFESAARDHLISQTHAIVLPSYSTWFDMNSIHDIERKAMAEFFNNRNRSKTPAVYKDYRDFMINTYRLNPVEYLTMTACRRNLAGDVCAIMRVHAFLEQWGLINYQVDADQRPSHVGPPFTGHFKIICDTPRGLQPWQPAADPVVLEGKKNRDTDDKANTSVPSKGDLNLGIGRNIYEASAKGTPITKSESQKNGDEASIEEAAKTPVAKINCHQCGNDCTRIYYHSSQSDARAKAKFDLCPNCFTEGRLPASHTSSMYSKVENPTYTSILDRDAPWTDAEILRLLEGLERFDDDWGEIADHVGTRTREECVLQFLQLDIEEKYLDSEAPTNPPTGLSMLGSQHGHLPFNQVDNPVMSVVGFLASLADPASTAAAANRSADELKRNLRKQLDESMDVDFRQTVVTTTTTTTSTTKTSLASIPLASIGARGAVFASHEEREMTRLVSAAANIMLQKLELKLKYFDEMEELLREERRELERGRQQLFLDRLAFKRQVQTIQDTLNAAAEVGGVQGSRMAQDITMDGEKLGFQSVLEGQSMLPPSSAGQVKTFEA, encoded by the exons ATGGATGACTCTACAACCTTCGGCTCTCCAGGAACCGAGACGTCGCCAGCCCCGAACCCTGGTCTCTCACAAGCGCCGTCGCAGGCCAATGTCAAAAGCCAAGATACTCAAG ATGTACAGATGTCTGAAGAATCTTCAAACGCGGAGCCGATCACACAGGGCGGCGGAAGCCCTGCAGCTGGCGCAGCGGTAGACAATTCAGGCGATATCCCAAGCGATGCCGCAGCACCGACTACTGCCGCTCGCCTAGACGAGGAGATGGGCGATGTGTCTGAGGATACCAAAGGACTGCCTGCCGGCTCGAATGATACTTCGGCAGCATTGAATGGAGGGGTTGAGACCAAGTCGAAAGAAGCGTTTGAATCCGCTGCCCGGGATCACCTCATCTCTCAGACGCATGCTATTGTTCTGCCGAGTTACAGCACCTGGTTTGACATGAACAGCATCCATGATATCGAGCGCAAAGCCATGGCAGAGTTTTTCAACAATCGCAATCGGAGCAAAACACCGGCTGTTTACAAAGACTATCGCGATTTCATGATCAACACCTACCGTCTCAATCCAGTTGAATATCTCACGATGACAGCCTGTCGTCGCAATCTGGCTGGTGACGTTTGTGCCATCATGCGCGTTCATGCGTTTCTTGAACAATGGGGATTGATCAATTACCAA GTTGATGCCGACCAGCGGCCGTCACACGTTGGTCCGCCGTTCACCGGTCACTTCAAAATCATATGCGATACTCCCCGAGGACTTCAACCCTGGCAACCTGCTGCAGACCCTGTCGTTTTGGAAGGCAAGAAGAATCGTGACACTGATGACAAGGCCAACACTTCGGTCCCAAGCAAGGGTGACCTCAACCTAGGAATTGGCCGAAATATTTATGAAGCCAGTGCTAAAGGCACTCCCATTACGAAGTCAGAAAGCCAAAAGAACGGTGACGAAGCTTCTATTGAAGAAGCCGCCAAGACGCCTGTGGCTAAGATCAACTGTCACCAATGCGGCAACGATTGTACCAGGATATACTACCACAGTTCCCAATCAGATGCAAGAGCGAAGGCCAAGTTCGATCTCTGCCCTAACTGCTTTACTGAAGGCCGGTTGCCAGCGAGCCACACTTCTAGCATGTACTCTAAAGTGGAAAACCCTACATACACATCGATTCTGGACCGGGATGCGCCGTGGACCGATGCCGAAATCTTACGCCTCCTAGAGGGTCTCGAGCGatttgatgatgactggGGAGAAATTGCTGACCACGTTGGCACTCGAACGAGGGAAGAATGCGTACTGCAGTTCCTTCAGTTGGATATCGAGGAGAAGTATCTCGATTCTGAGGCGCCTACAAACCCACCCACAGGTTTATCCATGTTGGGAAGCCAACACGGCCACCTCCCTTTCAACCAAGTGGATAACCCTGTTATGTCTGTTGTGGGCTTTTTGGCAAGCCTGGCAGACCCTGCTAGCactgcagcggcagcaaatAGATCAGCAGACGAGCTCAAGCGTAACCTGCGAAAGCAACTCGATG AGTCAATGGATGTAGATTTCCGACAGACAGTTGttaccaccaccactacgACAACATCGACAACAAAAACATCCCTTGCTTCAATCCCCTTGGCCTCTATCGGTGCTCGTGGAGCGGTATTCGCTTCGCATGAAGAGCGAGAGATGACACGATTGGTCTCAGCAGCCGCCAACATCATGCTCCAGAAACTCGAATTGAAGCTCAAATactttgatgagatggaagagctgTTGCGAGAAGAACGCAGAGAGTTGGAGCGCGGCAGGCAGCAGCTTTTCCTGGACAGGCTGGCCTTTAAAAGACAAGTGCAGACCATCCAAGACACGCTGAATGCGGCAGCCGAAGTAGGCGGAGTGCAGGGATCTAGAATGGCTCAGGATATTACCATGGATGGCGAAAAATTGGGGTTTCAAAGCGTGCTAGAGGGGCAATCAATGCTGCCACCAAGCAGCGCCGGCCAGGTTAAGACCTTTGAAGCATAA
- a CDS encoding yip1 domain-containing protein, translating into MSSARGQYNRASLEDDDLIDPDDADLNDFDDPLAPQSARQPLTNTIASGASGSGALDEGYLTSRIPGDDRRAPQNTIDESVWDTLRRDLLAVWAKLKEVLYPRYLLGGTMFDSEGGLRGAYSNIRGAGLTGTREELTGLASRVIDAEALLQSNMSPGLRDWDLWGPLIFCLLLSLLLSFTARADQKDAVFSGVFATIWLGEAIVTLQIKLLGGNISFAQSICIIGYTLFPLVIAALLSALKLHWIARIPVYLCLIAWSLAAGVSILGGSGVVKNRVAIAVYPLLVFYLGLGCLCFIS; encoded by the exons ATGTCGAGCGCTAGGGGCCAATACAACCGTGCCTCTCTCGAGGACGACGATCTGATTGATCCGGATGATG CGGATCTTAACGACTTCGATGACCCTCTCGCTCCTCAATCGGCTCGGCAACCTTTGACAAACACCATTGCCTCCGGTGCGTCGGGATCGGGAGCATTAGACGAAGGCTATCTTACGTCTCGCATTCCTGGAGATGATCGAAGGGCGCCCCAAAACACCATTGATGAAAGCGTATGGGATACTCTGCGCCGCGACCTCTTGGCAGTGTGGGCCAAGTTGAAGGAAGTCCTGTACCCACGATATCTTCTTGGCGGCACCATGTTCGATTCTGAAGGCGGTCTTCGCGGTGCATATTCCAATATCCGCGGTGCCGGCTTGACAGGCACGAGAGAGGAGCTCACTGGTCTTGCCAGCAGAGTCATAGATGCCGAGGCTCTGCTGCAGAGTAATATGAGCCCCGGACTGCGAGACTGGGACCTATGGGGGCCTCTGATTTTCTGCCTACTGCTAAGCTTGTTGCTCAGCTTTACAGCGCGAGCCGATCAGAAAGATGCTGTCTTTAGTGGTGTCTTTGCTACCATATGGCTTGGTGAAGCGATTGTGACCCTTCAAATCAAGCTTTTGGGAGGCAACAT CTCCTTTGCTCAGAGCATCTGTATTATTGGGTACACGCTGTTTCCTCTGGTTATTGCCGCTCTCCTGTCGGCTCTCAAGCTCCACTGGATCGCGCGGATACCGGTGTATCTTTGTCTCATCGCGTGGTCCCTTGCTGCTGGCGTCAGCATTCTGGGTGGTAGCGGAGTGGTCAAAAATCGTGTGGCCATTGCTGTTTACCCTCTCCTTGTGTTTTACCTAGGCTTAGGATGCCTCTGCTTTATTAGCTAA
- a CDS encoding ranBP1 domain-containing protein, which translates to MADNSQEAASPKNERVYAEAGEDAETRAARRELKQSSISDPPTSVGDLASDSVDERAARPETPADPVSDSQDEKLKDHVPSPKKKRAHDQLDGSIDVEQNDANSVTSTESNRDRASRLEPEKKRHREEDSKRVVSNSSSTVDLQPATEETANSPKIPTASVLPQTSSSAFSASGFGKLATGSSPFASLGTGVNSASPFANLSSGFGGASLGSPFSTGKGLDSFASPLAKPLQSEKPAKPFGAPESDAEEEEEEDAEREDESESNEQERAPSPEKELEEKKRIKLHKVEVDDGEAGEATLLSVRAKMFYHDREAGWKERGAGMLKINVPQACIEFDENGSPILGSFDASSLEGDDGEDDKAQVHKVVRLLMRQDQTHRVILNTAILPAMNFQEKASLKSVGILFTAFEGEQAKPVSITMRMSAASAKSFLKEVSSIQKELRGN; encoded by the exons ATGGCCGACAATTCCCAGGAGGCGGCTAGCCCAAAGAACGAGCGAGTCTATGCAGAAGCTggcgaagatgcagagacgCGAGCCGCCCGCCGCGAGCTGAAGCAGTCTTCCATATCGGATCCTCCTACTTCCGTGGGCGACCTCGCATCCGACTCTGTCGACGAGAGAGCGGCACGCCCTGAGACCCCAGCCGACCCTGTATCCGATAGCCAAGACGAGAAACTCAAGGATCATGTACCGtctccaaagaagaagcgcgcACACGACCAGTTAGACGGCAGCATAGACGTCGAGCAGAACGATGCCAACAGCGTCACCTCCACAGAGTCCAACAGAGATCGGGCTTCTCGATTGgagccagaaaagaagaggcatcGTGAGGAAGACTCAAAGAGAGTAGTGTCT AACTCCTCATCAACAGTGGACTTGCAACCTGCTACAGAAGAGACCGCAAATTCCCCAAAGATTCCTACAGCAAGTGTCTTACCACAGACATCATCCTCTGCATTTTCAGCCTCTGGATTCGGCAAACTTGCTACTGGCTCCTCCCCGTTTGCGAGCTTGG GCACCGG TGTCAATAGTGCTTCGCCTTTTGCCAATCTTTCTTCCGGATTCGGTGGTGCCAGCCTCGGTTCTCCGTTTTCTACAGGCAAGGGACTAGACAGCTTTGCGTCACCTTTGGCCAAACCTCTGCAAAGCGAAAAGCCAGCAAAGCCTTTCGGAGCCCCAGAAAGCGAtgcagaggaggaggaggaagaagacgctgaGCGAGAGGACGAATCTGAGTCGAATGAACAGGAGCGAGCACCGTCTCCAGAAAAGGAActagaggagaagaagaggatcaaACTGCACAAGG TCGAAgttgatgacggcgaggCAGGTGAAGCAACTTTACTCTCAGTCCGAGCAAAGATGTTTTACCACGACAGAGAAGCAGGCTGGAAAGAGCGAGGTGCTGGAATGTTGAAAATAAATGTCCCCCAAGCTTGTATTGAGTTCGATGAGAACGGCTCACCCATTCTTGGCTCTTTTGATGCGTCTAGCCTTgaaggtgatgatggagaagatgacaagGCACAGGTGCACAAAGTCGTCCGTCTTCTCATGCGCCAAGATCAGACGCATCGTGTCATTCTCAACACCGCAATTCTCCCCGCAATGAATTTCCAAGAAAAGGCATCTCTTAAGTCTGTAGGGATACTGTTCACAGCATTTGAGGGTGAGCAGGCTAAGCCAGTGAGCATTACAATGAGA ATGTCAGCCGCGAGTGCCAAGAGCTTCTTAAAGGAAGTTAGCAGCATTCAGAAAGAACTTCGAGGCAATTAA